The following coding sequences are from one Ctenopharyngodon idella isolate HZGC_01 chromosome 17, HZGC01, whole genome shotgun sequence window:
- the LOC127499202 gene encoding uncharacterized protein LOC127499202: protein MGLNELIRFMLPGGKIHWSLEEYLDHALLLSGSPFTVGFEDELSSSTVPTKPESIHIPTVMSGVVHVQPQSVRIMPAQQQFVHISPTQPQSVHVMSSKPQTVHVLPAQPQTVHAMPSMPRPVHAMPATPRPVHTMPAHAMPTTPGPVHNMASTPESRSKMAATPEPEPRHATAATPEPRHATPAMLEPCHAKAATPELPHIRFAQVSPKDFFWGGYRYQAPAAAELGPTLHHGPGPPVHQDPMHHGPSLPMLHGPGPPTLHGPGPPTLHGPGPPMLHGPSLPLSCPVPLHGPGPPSLPQDRLPSTTLLDLMPYFGYVGRREPPLEGGIL from the exons ATGGGACTAAATGAACTGATTCGTTTTATGTTGCCTGGGGGGAAAATTCACTGGTCCTTGGAGGAATACCTTGACCATGCCCTGTTGTTGAGTGGTTCTCCATTTACTGTGGGTTTTGAGGATGAGCTCAGCAGTTCCACAGTACCCACCAAACCAGAGAGCATCCACATCCCGACTGTCATGTCTGGAGTTGTGCACGTCCAGCCACAGTCTGTTCGCATTATGCCTGCTCAACAACAGTTTGTTCACATCAGTCCTACCCAGCCTCAGTCTGTTCACGTGATGTCTTCCAAGCCACAGACTGTTCACGTCCTGCCTGCCCAGCCACAGACTGTTCACGCCATGCCTTCTATGCCAAGGCCTGTTCacgccatgcctgccacgccaaggcctgttcacaccatgCCTGCTCACGCCATGCCTACCACGCCAGGGCCTGTTCACAACATGGCCTCCACTCCAGAGTCTCGctccaagatggccgccactccagagccagagcctcgtcacgccacggctgccacgccagagcctcgtcacgccACACCTGCCATGCTAGAGCCTTGTCACGCCAAGGCTGCCACGCCAGAGCTCCCTCACATCAGGTTTGCCCAAGTTTCccctaaagattttttttgggggggctaTAGGTACCAAGCTCCTGCGGCTGCGGAGCTTGGTCCAACACTGCACCACGGCCCAGGTCCTCCAGTGCACCAGGACCCCATGCACCATGGTCCTAGTCTGCCCATGCTCCATGGACCAGGTCCACCCACGCTCCACGGCCCAGGTCCGCCCACGCTCCACGGCCCAG GTCCGCCCATGCTCCACGGCCCAAGCCTGCCATTGTCATGTCCTGTCCCCCTGCATGGGCCTGGTCCTCCATCCCTCCCCCAAGACCGCCTCCCCTCCACCACTCTCCTGGACTTAATGCCTTATTTTGGTTATGTTGGGCGTCGGGAGCCGCCCTTAGAGGGGGGGATTCTGTAA